One stretch of Punica granatum isolate Tunisia-2019 chromosome 5, ASM765513v2, whole genome shotgun sequence DNA includes these proteins:
- the LOC116209368 gene encoding myb family transcription factor PHL7-like isoform X2: MYQPKSGPSSSLVRSNSLVHGQHLEGGPSTMEPVNGGNNANNNSNLASKQRLRWTHELHERFVDAVAQLGGPDRATPKGVLRVMGVQGLTIYHVKSHLQKYRLAKYLPDSSSDADKKESADLLSNMDGSSGMQITEALKLQMEVQKRLHEQLEVQRQLQLRIEAQGKYLKKIIEEQQRISGVLVDAPGSGLLEPESGDKDQESENKTDPATPVPTSESLDKASKERALAKSLSMDESFSSHQEPLTPDSGCPLGSPAESPHGEMSKKKQRVGENASSSAKSDIVLPHQILESSLSSSYQQPALNFLTQE; this comes from the exons ATGTATCAACCAAAAAGTGGTCCTAGTTCGAGCTTAGTTCGCAGCAACTCATTGGTTCATGGTCAGCATTTGGAGGGTGGTCCCAGCACTATGGAACCTGTCAACGGAGGGAACAACGCCAATAACAATTCTAACCTAGCCTCGAAGCAGCGCCTGCGCTGGACCCACGAGCTCCATGAACGCTTTGTTGATGCAGTGGCACAGCTCGGTGGACCAGACA GGGCTACACCTAAAGGTGTACTCAGAGTTATGGGTGTTCAAGGGTTGACGATATACCATGTTAAAAGTCATTTACAG AAATATCGACTTGCAAAATATCTTCCTGACTCGTCATCTGATG ctGACAAGAAAGAATCAGCAGATCTGCTCTCCAACATGGATGGTTCCTC AGGGATGCAGATTACAGAAGCACTCAAGTTGCAGATGGAGGTCCAAAAGCGGCTTCACGAACAATTGGAG GTCCAGAGACAGCTGCAGTTGAGAATAGAAGCCCAGGGAAAGTACTTGAAGAAGATTATCGAAGAGCAACAAAGAATCAGTGGAGTCCTTGTAGATGCACCTGGGTCAGGTCTCTTGGAACCTGAATCGGGGGATAAGGACCAAGAATCAGAAAACAAAACTGATCCCGCGACCCCAGTTCCCACGTCTGAATCCCTTGATAAGGCCTCGAAGGAGCGGGCCCTGGCAAAGAGCCTCTCAATGGACGAGTCCTTCTCTTCTCATCAAGAACCACTCACCCCAGATTCAGGTTGTCCTCTTGGTTCCCCGGCCGAGAGCCCTCATGGTGAGATGTCAAAGAAGAAGCAGAGGGTGGGTGAAAATGCTTCTTCCAGTGCTAAATCAGATATTGTTCTGCCTCACCAAATTCTGGAATCAAGCTTGAGCTCCTCCTATCAACAACCGGCTTTGAATTTTCTCACCCAGGAATAA
- the LOC116209368 gene encoding myb family transcription factor PHL7-like isoform X1, giving the protein MYQPKSGPSSSLVRSNSLVHGQHLEGGPSTMEPVNGGNNANNNSNLASKQRLRWTHELHERFVDAVAQLGGPDRATPKGVLRVMGVQGLTIYHVKSHLQKYRLAKYLPDSSSDGKKADKKESADLLSNMDGSSGMQITEALKLQMEVQKRLHEQLEVQRQLQLRIEAQGKYLKKIIEEQQRISGVLVDAPGSGLLEPESGDKDQESENKTDPATPVPTSESLDKASKERALAKSLSMDESFSSHQEPLTPDSGCPLGSPAESPHGEMSKKKQRVGENASSSAKSDIVLPHQILESSLSSSYQQPALNFLTQE; this is encoded by the exons ATGTATCAACCAAAAAGTGGTCCTAGTTCGAGCTTAGTTCGCAGCAACTCATTGGTTCATGGTCAGCATTTGGAGGGTGGTCCCAGCACTATGGAACCTGTCAACGGAGGGAACAACGCCAATAACAATTCTAACCTAGCCTCGAAGCAGCGCCTGCGCTGGACCCACGAGCTCCATGAACGCTTTGTTGATGCAGTGGCACAGCTCGGTGGACCAGACA GGGCTACACCTAAAGGTGTACTCAGAGTTATGGGTGTTCAAGGGTTGACGATATACCATGTTAAAAGTCATTTACAG AAATATCGACTTGCAAAATATCTTCCTGACTCGTCATCTGATG gaaaaaaagctGACAAGAAAGAATCAGCAGATCTGCTCTCCAACATGGATGGTTCCTC AGGGATGCAGATTACAGAAGCACTCAAGTTGCAGATGGAGGTCCAAAAGCGGCTTCACGAACAATTGGAG GTCCAGAGACAGCTGCAGTTGAGAATAGAAGCCCAGGGAAAGTACTTGAAGAAGATTATCGAAGAGCAACAAAGAATCAGTGGAGTCCTTGTAGATGCACCTGGGTCAGGTCTCTTGGAACCTGAATCGGGGGATAAGGACCAAGAATCAGAAAACAAAACTGATCCCGCGACCCCAGTTCCCACGTCTGAATCCCTTGATAAGGCCTCGAAGGAGCGGGCCCTGGCAAAGAGCCTCTCAATGGACGAGTCCTTCTCTTCTCATCAAGAACCACTCACCCCAGATTCAGGTTGTCCTCTTGGTTCCCCGGCCGAGAGCCCTCATGGTGAGATGTCAAAGAAGAAGCAGAGGGTGGGTGAAAATGCTTCTTCCAGTGCTAAATCAGATATTGTTCTGCCTCACCAAATTCTGGAATCAAGCTTGAGCTCCTCCTATCAACAACCGGCTTTGAATTTTCTCACCCAGGAATAA